The Anas acuta chromosome 1, bAnaAcu1.1, whole genome shotgun sequence genome segment CCCTGGCTGGGATGATCACTGAACGGACCACCTTGTCCATATGGCGACATTTCTAATCTTGAGGCAGGATGGTTAGCTACATTTTCGAACCGTGCACCTTGAAGGCCAAGGGGCAGGTCAAACCTTGAGGCTGGCTGGTGAGGACCATCAAATCTTTGAGGTATGGCTGTATCGAATCGTGCCTGTCCCTGCTGGCCAGGTGCCCTTTCAAATCTTGGGCCAGGCTGTCCATGAATTCCGTCAAATCTTTGCAAAAGAGATAGCTGTCCAGGCTGACCATCAAATCCAGCGTGACAGCCATCGAATCTTGGACCCGTCCGTCCCAGAGGACCATCAAATCTAAGTCCACCAGCTCCCTGGTGTACTGGTCCGTCAATCAACCTAGGACCTACACCTGGAGGTCCATGTGGCCCCTCAAACCTGAGCCCACCCCCTGATGGTCCATGTGGCCCCATAGGCTGCCCATGTGGCCCCTCAAATCTGAGGCCACCTCCAGGTTGACCATGGGGCCCCAAGGGCTGTAAATGTGGCCCCTCAAACCTGAGACCACCCCCTGGTTGACCATGAGGCCCCAAGGGCTGACCATGGGGTCCCTCAAACCTGAGACCACCCCCTGGTTGACCTCGAGGCCCCAGAGGTTGACCATGGGGTCCCTCAAACCTGAGACCACCTGAAGGCTGACCACGGGGTCCATCAAACCTGAGACCAACTCCAGGTCCTTCAAATCTAGGACCACCTACAGGCTGGCCTGCAGGACCCTCAAAGCGCAAAGGCCCAAGAGGTCCCTCAAACCTCAGTGGACCTCCTCCTCCAACCTGTCCTGGGGGTCCTTCAAATCTGAGAGCCCCTGCCAGCTGCCCTGGTGGCCCCTCAAATCTCAGGgctcctgctccccctgcccccgcCAGCGGTCCATCGAACTGTGATGCACCTGCTCCGACCAACGGCCCCTCAAATCTCAGAGCAGCCTGTCCAGGTGGCCCATCAATTCGAGAAGCTgaaccagcagcaggaccatCACCAAAAGGACTTCCCGGTCCATCTACCCCAACCCTTGCAGGAGGTTGTCTAGGTGAGCCATCGAATAGAGGTCTGTCTTCCATTAGTGCACTTATTCTCTGCTTGGCTTCAATGCCTCCAAATCTTGCTACTGGACTTTCTGGAAATGGTGCTTTCTCCAGATCTTCATATCTAGCTCTTTTGAAACGCTCACTGAATGGCGATCTTGGTTCCTCTCgaacacctgaaaaaaaaaagcaacatataACCACCCACCAAAACGTTGAGATTATTTAACATCTGcaaaataaggcaaaaaaaCATACCAGCTTGCCCGAGAAGCTGTCTTTCTTCACGATTATCAAATCTGCAGATTGCATCACCATCTATTTTCTGGAACTCCGGTGTGCCTTTTCCCTGTTGTCTGAGACCATCTCTAAATTCCTCTGATTCTCCCCAGCTGTCATAAGGATCGAATGTTTTAGAACCTCTTGCTCCTTTAGTAGCATTTTGTTCCTCAAGTCTTCGTCGACTCTCAAGCGGTGAAAGGTTATCAGGAAAAGGTCTGTTAGTGCCACTTACAGGAGAATGCCTCCTAGATCTTTCTCCAAATGGCTCTTTTCTGTCAAACTGTACTCCACgctttgcttttgcttgctCACATTCTATTCCAGAAAGCAACGCATCAGGTAAATGATAATCCAAAATATCATCGGGATCCAACAGATCAAGCCTTGATAATGAATGCTGAACTTGGgttctttttaatttagctttgtGTTCGTAGTATGTTAATTCTGCATCAGATAGAAgaggtttctttttcaaaacacatttctccTCTGTAGGGCTATCCCACACATTACATCTGTGCTTCCCTTCCTGGTACTGGAACAGCTGTCGAATCTGATGAGCTACCATGAGGAATTCATCTTGAGTTATTTCACCAGATGCTAAGCGATCATTGGCCTGTAACATAAAGTTGAAGTTTagatttctaaaaagaaaagcagagctacATCCAGGACTCTTCTACGAAGACAAGCTAATTAGCATTACCTTTTTAAGTAATTCTCTCTTGCTTGCAGATGTCAATTCTTTGGGAATTTGTAAATTGGCATCCACACTtaacctgtgctgctgctttggtgcTCGGGGTGATAAAATTCCTTTAGCAGCAGTCCAGTTTTCCCGGTGTCTTTGGTGAGGAGCTTTACCAAGTGCTTGGTGCTCTTCACTCTGCTGCGAGCTGAAAACAggaacatatttaaaatataaattatttctttattcaggACATGCCTGTTACATCCCTATTAGAAATGATCATGGCAAAACATCACAATCATCTTAGTAGGCATAATTTCTCTAACTACAAATAAGATAAGAAACTTCATCGACAATTTTTGACAACCTGAACATTTCCTCTTAAAATCTGACTACACTGAAGGCAGCAGTAAGTAGaatttccactgacttcagacATAACCTGTTTAAAAGATGGTAacttactttttgttttcttcccaacCAGATTTCCACCTCTTGCCTGCTTTGGATCCCTGCCAGTTTTCTGCATTCTCCTTTGGATCGGGAGAAGCTTTTGTAGAATGCTGACTTGCTGTTTCTTGAGGCCTGTCTTCTTGGGCTTTTTTCACTCTCCGTGGATCTCGCACCTCTTGTTTCACGTTCCGCTTATTAGAATTTCTTTCATCTCTTGCTGCCTGTGTGGGTTCTTCAACATGAGACTGCTTAGGACCTATCTGACGTATCTTTCCAATTTTAGGAGTTGACGAAGTGGGAGATAAGCTTCTGAGTCTTCTTTTGGGTGatctcctctctcttctttttggAGAATGTGTAGATGGTGACCGTGACTTAGGAGAGCGTGACCGTGACCGTTTTCTGTTACTTGATCTCCCTTGTTTTCCACCCTGTTTTTCTGATTCTTCTGTAGGTGTGTCTTGTTTCTGAACAACACCATTAACTACTTTATTTCTGCTGCCTACTGGTCTATGTTCACATGTCTTatgttcctctttttcttttttctctacatttctcctcttctctttcaccTCATCCTCCTTGCCCTCTGGCTTTTCCTGAAGATGTCTTTTCAGTCTTGGATCCCGTTTACTGATTTCAGATACTTTTGTGCTTTCACTTTCCTGGTTTTTAGTATCTTTAGTACTGGGTAACTTGTTTTTCAAAGGAGATGGTGATTTAGATTTTGCTTCTGACTGATCAAGctctttcttctgtattttttcacctgctttcaatttctcttgctttgtggagttttgtttttcagcctgTGATGTTTTGCTTGCCTTGGTATCGGACTGACTGGTTGTGTTTGGTGGAAATTCTTTCCTATGAGATTGATCTTTAGCATGAGAAGAATGTTGAGCCATCCTATTAAGTCGAGGATCCCTATTTACTATTTTGATATCATGAAGTGGAGGACTTGGGGATGGTTTGATTTTTTCGGATTGCACAGAAGTCTGATGAGGTGGTTTAACTGTCATATGAGGTGTCTGAGACACGTGTGGCTTGGAAGGTGCTGGAACTGAAGCTATAGTAGATGATCCTTGTTGAACGCTAAGAGAAACAGCCTGaaacaggggggaaaaaacagcattaaCCTGCATGATACAACTCCTACCCAGAGATACTCATATTCagacttgaaaacaaaactataaaTAGAAAACACTTGTAAGGTAGTTATGTAAGATTCAGCCATTTAACTGAAAATGACCAATTAATTGCTAATCACAGGCATTAAAAGAATGCAGTACCTTCAGAGAAGATCAAGTTACAATGCAAAATCAATGCAATGTCAATGCAGCAAAATACATAACCTAAGCACATGTTCTCATTACAGCATTAGTTTTTCTATATATTCAACATATTCATGACAACTAAACtgacagatctgattttttttttcctaaacttctaagatgtttattttctatCATTAACACTCATAACAAGTGGACTTTCTATTATGAAtgtaaaaaaacacaacttcacCACCACCTTCAGATGTTGGCATTAAACAAAACTGAGCCAGTGAGGAAACTGCCTTTGTATTGCTAACGAACAGAATTCCTTGTTCTATAAAGAAATGCTAttccttttaaagcaaatatatttgaaaaagtcTGTCTTGTGGTGAATCACAGGAAGAGGTGCAAAACTAGGATCACAAACACACATTATTTTGGAGAGAAGTTATTAACAGAACACAAAAGCTTCTTTTAAACCTGTTTTGAGTGCAATTCTTACAATTTGTAGGTAACAAATACTGGTCTAGAACACCAGAACAAGTTGCATTGCTCTAGTCCTACAAGAGCTACACTTTTCTAACGTAATTTACTGCAGTTACCTGTATAGCTAAGGTGCTATCCAAGTGAGACCCAAGTATGGACATTTCATCAACTACCCTACTCACCAACTGTGCTTTAGTCTGTTCCAGCTCCAGCTctaattttttttgctgaagttcTAACAactgtttttgctttgcaaGCAATTGCTGCCTTATCAGTTGCTCTTGTGTCaaattcttctgtatttcaggAACAGCTGGAGGAGTAGAGGCACCAGAAGTGACAGCAGAGGTAGGTGCAGTAGATTCTTCTggctaaaaacaaacataagaaaaaagttACACATAAAATCTTAATGGAATCAGCTAACTATCTCCTCTGTTATTGTGACCCAACACTGGGACTTTGTGTATTGCTTTTctaatgcaaaatataaaacattttaagaactTTTGCTCCGTGAGAAATTCCCCGGTGTGACAAGTTTAAATATGCTATTTAGTATATCAATGTTCAGAAATCTAGGattcagttttgaaatacaaaaaaacaaacccatcaAATATTCTTAGTTAAGAAATTGCTCTTACCTGTCTACAAAGATCAGATGCTTCATTCTTAATATACTAAATTGTCAAAAAAACAGCATACAAACAATGAAAACTACATATATTACCATCTGCTCATACAGTAGGAATAAAAACTTACcgatttatttaaaaacttagGATTCACATGGATGCTAGAAGTATTCACATTTGGGGGCAGAGGTTTAATTGGCCAAGCAGGATCTAATGAGTTGACTCTGACATCAAGGGCATATAgtttcttcaaaggaaaaatatcatcCCATGTGGAGCgtaatttaaataaacttttcctAGTATTTTCATCCacctaaaacaataaaacaattctATGGCTTGTTAAGTTAATATAAAACAACTTCTAAAACTTTTCTGTAGAACTTAAGGCTTCATTTGTTTAATATTCTTATCAGTTTTATCATTTTAACACCATGAACTGGCTATACAGAACTTATaagcaaagcagatttttacATCTACACCAACAGAATCGGTAACAAACTCAGATGTGGAATTGTCATTTCAAGGCCATTTGAAAGTTTTATTGCGTATTACCATTTCTCTGAGaattttctttcaacttttccATTACCAAAATTCTCACTTTACTTGGCcaatttctgtgaaaaagaaaatacagtaacaaaaatatcgaaaggcagcagcctctgagATGATACATTATTCAAGTGTTTGTGCTGAATGGCATAGATCAATGGCAAACAAGTCAGAGAACAACGaattttctgaacagaaaaggTGTTTTGTTCAGCTGTTTAATCGCTGaaggtttttgcttttttccctaaCAAATCCAACAAAATGTATATTAGCTAAAATGAACTCAACTACATTTCAGGTCTGATTTTGCAGTAGAACTATCTGAGCCACAAATCAAGCATATTTGCAGTACTGCCTcccattttttctctcttcacaaTTACATTGAATCATCTCCTGGCAGGTAAGTCAGAAATTTACATCAAAGCAAAATTCTGTTCATCTCATAACTCAAGtagttaatttaaataaatttaaaacactgGAAGACAAAAGCTGTCCTACTGTGAATATTCTAATTCAATCATGAAGTATTGACCCGGGAGACCCTTTGTTGCTGCAGTTGTGTGTTAACATTTTACAGCAAGACATACTGTCCAGAAGTTCAGAAAGTTCAGAGGTTCTTTGAAGAGGGAGGGTGtatcaacaaaaataattcatacGTAGCTACAGGGAGTGGGAGGATGCATCTATACAATTTTCAATGAGTGGGTACGAAGTAGACCACGACAGGTGCTGTAGTGACTGAGCAAGTTTCTGATTTCATTACGTGTTTAAAGATACCTTAGTGACCATTTACTgataaaacaaatgcttttaacAATGTCAGTAACTAGAATTCCACCTTGTAATACCATCAATTAAGTTATCTGAAGTGACTGCCACTCTACACAATTAATACAAATTCAATGGCTCTAGTTTGCTTAGTAGACAGTTACGCTACCAAACTCAGAAAATCAGTTATTATCCAGAGCTTCAGCTGCAAGAAATTTAAATGCAACTCAGTGAAGAACACAACCTAATACTGGAAAAACAAGTGAATGTCTATCTAGCTACACTACACACAGGAGTTTAAATTTTCTGTGGTCATTATTAAAATCTATTCCTTATTTAGCCATGCATTATACATGTGAAAACCGTATAGAAAACATACTAGGATCACAGATACTCCCTggtatgtaaaaataaatatgcaaagctCCACTCATCTCATTCATATGAGACACTGCATTCTTAGAGCATACAGCATACCACAGAAGTTAACCCTTCATTTCAGATCCAACATAAAGCCTTTTAAGTCCAATCTTTCAAAAAATGGACTTGGATTTGCCTTCCTCACTGAAGAATAAGCAATTACTTTTCTGTGgttaaaaactgagaaaaaaaaatgtggcagtTTGAATTAAATTAGAATGTATTTGTAATGTAACAGCAATACACTCTTAGGGCCTTCTCCcccacatatatatatttaatatttaaatcacAGACCACCAAAAGAGTAGCAGGTGTTAGTGATATTCTCCATAGTTCACACACTCATTTTGTACATCAAAAATTATGTACATCAGACAAATCTAACTACAGGAGCGGGAAGAGAGCTCTGAGAAATCTCTGTGAAACTGATTCTCAGTATACTCCTGACATAAAGGCTATTtactatcttaaaaaaaaaatcaattcataATTAATTGCTCTGTACATTACAAAAACTCCATCCAGGTAACAGTAACcaaaacaaattagaaaaatcTTGCCTGGatagaaaaattacagaagtatAGGAACCAAATTAAGTAAGACTTTATATTTTTGGCTAACTTAACTTACAACAGAAATACCCATCCACATTATAGATACATACTGAGATTAATAAAAACCGATTAATTCTTATGGTTTACCACCCAAGAAAACCCAAAACTGAAAGCAGGTATTTATTTTACCAGGAACAATATTGCTTAGAATACAGaacttttctgaaagcataTATACCTTttcaaatacacaaataaatgttGCAACTAGGTTTTTAGTAAATGCAGTAAGATACTCTCTTCCCACATTCTTGACAATGGAATCCATAAGGTACATAACAGGGAGCTTCTCTGATGCAGGAGCCTGGAGTAATAAGAAGAAACTGAGAAGTTTAGtacaacaaaacatattttaagctATTTAAATAAAGGGATTACCAATCCCAGAAATACAGACCTCTCATTTTGGTTGCCACTATAAACACCAAGGGATttgcttgggattttttttttttatatacaaaaacTTAATTTGGAAAATCAATACTCAGTTCAAAGTACAATGCAGTGGGTctatcacaggaaaaaaaaaaaaggaacacctTAGGTTATTCTGTTTGTCTCaaagctttggggaaaaaaaaaaaaaaaaaaggaaaaaagaaaaaaataagcccAAAAGACAGTATTACTGCTAGTGTACTGAGTGTAACCTCTCAAAACCCACTTgagaaagtaattttaagtTAGCAGGAAAACATTGTTAGAACTTCAAGGAACTTCTAAAAATTGTTTATAATTCGGACCTCCTGAATGCTTGCTTTTTGGGATTTCACAGAACACAAGTCAGACTTCCGGCAAACAGCCCAAATTAGTGAACTTCTGCAGCCGTAGATTATATGTTGAGTATCACAGTCTTTTTATATACTACACGTAGAATAGGTCGCAACTATTGCATTGTAATCCAAACGAACAGAGCAACGAGTCCCATTCTTTCTTGACACTTGTTGATAGCAACAGTCAGGTTTTCAGTTAGATGTGCAGTAAGAACAAAGTTCTAAATCCAGACAGAACTCAATCATCAAGTCGACCCGGTAAAGACACAGAGAAGCTCAGGAACTGCAACCATGATTTTCACAGACGGGAGTCTTCATATTCTGGACACATCTTTGCTACAAGAGGCagcttggtttggttttttgtttgtttgtttttaaatccacATTCAAAACTTGTAGCAAGTTTGTGTGTTAGAAGTGTGGTGACACTGGACTGCTACAGCAACTTCTAATGTACACCAAGCACTACTGGCCCAAATCAAGGTGTTTTTAATGCCCACCATGGGCTTTCACAAGCAGAAGGCGCAGCAAAGTTCCAGAAAGCACCAGCAAGTACACAGACTTGTTGAAGAGGACAACGTGAAAGACAACACCACAAGCTGCGTGTTGACCGCGATCCCCTTAGAGGAGCATCCACTCCAACTTTTAAGTCCCATTCACCATCCAGTAAACTCAGGATGAAACCAGAATAACTTCACCACTCATTTTAAACAGGACAGGCTACCCTGTTAGTGCCTTACTTCACAGCCCCATTGTCCAGACAAGTGTGTGAAGTGCTCTTGCTTTACAATTCTTCCTTCCCCATTAAGGTGGTTCACAGAAGGGCAACAGTACTTTTATAGGGGTAAATCACATTGTTTCCTCACCCCTACATGTGTATTAATTTACCATGGCCTGAAACTTACATTGGAAAGGTTGGTTTCTTGTTAACTGGGGGGGGATCACTGCCTCTGAGCATACTGAAAAACGTAATAGGCAGGTGGCATTTTTTGgatgtggaaagaaaagtgCAGTTAAGCTACCTACAATTAATTGTggtacataaaaatattttacaccaCTTGTATTACCACAGAGCTGAGCATACTGACTTAATACTGAGCTGTAAACAAGCTACTATGCAAGTGGTTAGAATAAGGGCACCTCTCTAGCCTCAACGCTCCAACCCTGGCTGTAAaactattaatattaaaatggcTGTGAAATACTGGTTTCTTCTTTAATGCAGCCTACACAATGGCACATTAAAAACACTAAGTTCTGAATGccttcctttattaaaaaaaaaaaaaagcgcagaGTTTCTGACTTTCAAAGTCAGCTTTTAGGGAAACAAAGAACTGTCTCAGCAGCACCAATGCCCAAGAGCTACTGGCATAGCACACTATATTCTTCCATTTCACCAGCGCATGGAAGTAGCTCACTACCCTCCACTAAGTTTAGAGTTTGAGACGCTGGGGCATTCACTTAGTAGCAAAGGCATTCACTTAGTAGCAAAGGCACGGTAGCAAGTTTAACTGTCACCTTCATTACCCATCagactgtttaaaaacaaacatacaggGAAACACTGAATCTAGTGAGGACGCCTACTTCAAAATATGACACAGAATCACAAGTTCAGCAGGGTCTCCTGCTTCAAAGATATGCTACTCAGGTGTTACATTTTAAGAACCAGGACTTAAATATTTAAGCCTTCACTTCTGGAAATGTTTATTATGTCAAGCTATCTAGCACACATTCCAATAACCACACAACAGAGTCCCAGAtttgaatgtattttgtttttaggcGATCTACACAGCATCCCCTAGCAAGAAAGAGACCCACATGACGCTAACCAAAAGGCAGGGAGGCTCCACATAACCACCAGAACACAGAAGAATGCTAACTCTGTGTTTCTCAGCTTGATATTAAAAACTTCATCACATAATTCCCACTGTTCTTTCAAAAAATGTATGAAAGCTATTGTTGGAaatgtgtggctttttttttattattattattagtttccTCAAAGGTttcaacctttaaaaaaatcatatctgGTAATTGAACCCCAAGTCACAAACTTGTGaaaaaatttgtttaaaaaataaccttGTATACAGAATGGGTCTTGGAAACAAATTCTGCACTATACAATggtaaataaaaagacaaatacatatttcacactttttatttacagattttatAATACCAGTCACACATTTCAGAACCATTTATTAAATTGTAAAGCAGACCACTCAAGTTTTACACTAAACAAACTGTCTCCAGgcaacactttttaaaagtggCTTAGTAAAGGAGATCACTTTCCCAAAAACAACTAAGAACTTGCCTTGAATAAACCACAGTCACAAACAGTAACTAGGCAAAACTATCCATTGATACAGGATTTAAGACATCTTTAAAAACACACTTCAGGGCAGGCTCTAAATCAcccagaaatgaagaaatttgaCAGCATTGATATTATCACAAGTTACGTTATATACATCCACTGCCCTTTAGGAGATATAATGGTGAGATCTATTAGATTGAGGTCACCTCCCCAAGGAATGGCAAAACTTGGCCACTGGCAGCATTTAAAACTAGACTGGAAGAGGTCTGTGGAACACTAAAGAGCCATCCTGCATTGATAGAAAGATAGATTAAATAACGTAAGAGATCCTTCCCTCCCCGTCATTAGATAGTACAATTCTCACCATTATAAACCATGATTTaaagccaaaaggaaaaaaagcctacGAACACCTGGTATCAGAGGGAGCAAGGGACACAACGGGGGAGGGGTGACTGGCAGGAATCGGGGCGGACTGAAAGAAGAACGCTTTTCTTATAAAAAGGTCCTGGTAAAAAGGTGCGGCAAACCCCCATCCATGTGCTGTGGCTGACTGATGTCAGCAACTGCCTGGGCTgggctcagagggagcctcctctttcccttctttttatatCATGTGCCTTTCAGACGCCATGTTAGGATCCTACAGGCTGCTGCAGTTTCTACAGTCAGGGAGAATTACTTCTTCCCCATCCTCAACCGATAAACTTCTCTAGCCACGATGAATTAGATCCACACACAATACTAGCTTTTACTCTGGGCACAGATCACCTGAAATCCAAACAGGTCATCCCAAGCCCACATAATTTTCTCTAAGTTTCTCTAAGCAGGCAGAGCAAAACAACCCCCATCACCACCACGCACACACTTCTCTACCAGGAGCAGATGATCACCTTTCACCCACAAACTTTTCTGACAGATAAGTGTCGTgcctccccccacaccccccagtTAATATCCCATAGGGACCACACTGGGAAAATAACCTTATCTTCTGAACTATAATAtacttaaatgtattttatacttAAAATGATGCTTAAAGCGATACTTAATGGTTAAATTTAGTCCTTCTAAAGCGGACAACTCCCGTGCTACAAACTCCATCTTATTTCCGTTCCTTCGAActactcagaaaataaaaagaaacaactccACAATATCTCCCGCCCAGGCCCTCCCTACTAATCGCGGTACTCATCTAAGGGTAGAAAATCGCTTAAATGCAAGGCCTGGGGACTATACCACCAGCTTCCAGACACTCAACGCTGGCTCCGGGGAAGGGGGAAACCCATGGAGGAGGGCgaggtgctgctgcccagtcaCTGCCGGGCCGCCATGTTGTGCTGCCTGCTATTTATTTCCACGGGGTTCCTCCGCTCGCCAGCCACGCTTTgccctctttatttttctttttttttttttccctcccccccccccccccagcggcTTTTAGTGGGGGCAAGTCCCAAACCCTCCCCCCCCTGCTACCGACACCCCTCCTCtgtggctgggtgctgggggggccctTCCCCTCCCTCGAGTCCCCTGCTCCCTATGGTTTTTCTTTGGGGtggatggggtttggggggaagcagcagccttgTTACTGAAGCCCCGCGGTGCTTAGGACGAGCTCCCGTGCTCCCTGACCCCGCCTGAGCCCCGCTCCCCTCGCAGCGACCCCAAGTCCTGATCTTCTCCccagtaataaataataataaaaaaactccAGGCTTCCTGTTTTCCGGGAAAGCCATGCCCTCGCTGCTCACCCCTACCTAGCCCACCCCTCTCCCTGTTTGCCTGCGAGCCCTCAGCCCAACCGCCCCCACCCTTCCTCggcccctcctcctccccctctcctgccCTAATTCCCCTCCTCCAGGCCCTCATctcccccctttcctcctcctccgggTCAGCTTCACCCCTCCACCCCTCCTCGGGCCATCTCCCCCAcacccttctcctcctttccccccccccaccccctccccggAGGCCGCCCCTATCCCTCAGCCCCCGGGGCCGGTTTATCCCCCCAGCAGTATAGGTAGGAGTAGGAGTCGGTGGAATATAAAAACCTTGGCGATTTGCGCCTCGATCAGGGAGACGATGTCCTTGGCGAAGGGCACGTTCTCCTCAGCCAGGATGGTCAGCATGTTGATGTGCGGCTTGCTGTTGAACGTCAGGTCCTCCAGCGACGACTGGTAATCGCGACACGCGTCCTCCCGGGCCTCGCTGCTACCAGCGCTGCCCTCCGGCGGGGCCGACATGTTCCTCCGACCGGGGCGCCCCGACCCCCACCGACCGACagacagccccctccccgcgaGATctcccccctttctttttttttttttttttctctctctcttttttttttttttttttttatgctgccgccgcctccgccgccgaGCGAtgccgccccccccgccgctGCCGCTGGGCTTCCTCTACCGCATCCTTCGGGCCGCGGctccctcccgccgccgccgccgccggcgcTGCTTGAGGTGCTGGTGCCGGTGCCGCGGGTGCCGCCGCGCCTCCGCTCGGCCGGCCGCCGGCTCCGTTCCCGGGCgctcacaaaatggcggcggctACGGCCCGCGGCCCTCTTCCTCCAACCGTTGCGTCATGTGAAATTGCGCTGAGCGGAAAGGGGCCGGCGGCTTGGAAAGCCCCTTTTGTTCCCTCACCGCCTCCCGATTGGCTGGCGGGCCCCCGGCTCGCGCGGGGATTGGTCCGCCCGGAAGAACGGCCGCCTTCGGGCGGTTGGGAACGCCCTTTCTCTCCGCTGATTGGTTGATGCGCTCAAGGCCCGCGCTCGCCCCCTGAAGGGCGGCTCGCGATTGGCCGCGCTTCCCTACCCGCTTCGCTCACGGCTCCCTCGGCCCTCTCCTCCCGCCTTCCCTTTCCGCCCCTTGCTCCGATTGGGCCCCCGCGCTCGGTCCCGCCTCTTCCTCCCGGCCCTCGATGCTGATTTGCGCTCCCGGCGAGGCCCCACCCGCGCCGCGTTCTCTATTGGCTCGTGGTTGCCATAGCAACGCGGCCTACCCGCCACCACCCCTGCGGCCTAGGCCCCGGGGAGAGGCCGCGGCCTGGTGGCCCCGCAGGGCCCCGCCCCACTCCGCACCCGCCTCGTCCCCTAACGGGCAGCTTGTGGCGATGGAACCCAGGGGATTTGTGCGGCCCGGGAATTCCCTTCCCTCATCGGGAGGGAGGCAGCCA includes the following:
- the PCF11 gene encoding pre-mRNA cleavage complex 2 protein Pcf11 isoform X1, whose protein sequence is MSAPPEGSAGSSEAREDACRDYQSSLEDLTFNSKPHINMLTILAEENVPFAKDIVSLIEAQIAKAPASEKLPVMYLMDSIVKNVGREYLTAFTKNLVATFICVFEKVDENTRKSLFKLRSTWDDIFPLKKLYALDVRVNSLDPAWPIKPLPPNVNTSSIHVNPKFLNKSPEESTAPTSAVTSGASTPPAVPEIQKNLTQEQLIRQQLLAKQKQLLELQQKKLELELEQTKAQLAVSLSVQQGSSTIASVPAPSKPHVSQTPHMTVKPPHQTSVQSEKIKPSPSPPLHDIKIVNRDPRLNRMAQHSSHAKDQSHRKEFPPNTTSQSDTKASKTSQAEKQNSTKQEKLKAGEKIQKKELDQSEAKSKSPSPLKNKLPSTKDTKNQESESTKVSEISKRDPRLKRHLQEKPEGKEDEVKEKRRNVEKKEKEEHKTCEHRPVGSRNKVVNGVVQKQDTPTEESEKQGGKQGRSSNRKRSRSRSPKSRSPSTHSPKRRERRSPKRRLRSLSPTSSTPKIGKIRQIGPKQSHVEEPTQAARDERNSNKRNVKQEVRDPRRVKKAQEDRPQETASQHSTKASPDPKENAENWQGSKAGKRWKSGWEENKNSQQSEEHQALGKAPHQRHRENWTAAKGILSPRAPKQQHRLSVDANLQIPKELTSASKRELLKKANDRLASGEITQDEFLMVAHQIRQLFQYQEGKHRCNVWDSPTEEKCVLKKKPLLSDAELTYYEHKAKLKRTQVQHSLSRLDLLDPDDILDYHLPDALLSGIECEQAKAKRGVQFDRKEPFGERSRRHSPVSGTNRPFPDNLSPLESRRRLEEQNATKGARGSKTFDPYDSWGESEEFRDGLRQQGKGTPEFQKIDGDAICRFDNREERQLLGQAGVREEPRSPFSERFKRARYEDLEKAPFPESPVARFGGIEAKQRISALMEDRPLFDGSPRQPPARVGVDGPGSPFGDGPAAGSASRIDGPPGQAALRFEGPLVGAGASQFDGPLAGAGGAGALRFEGPPGQLAGALRFEGPPGQVGGGGPLRFEGPLGPLRFEGPAGQPVGGPRFEGPGVGLRFDGPRGQPSGGLRFEGPHGQPLGPRGQPGGGLRFEGPHGQPLGPHGQPGGGLRFEGPHLQPLGPHGQPGGGLRFEGPHGQPMGPHGPSGGGLRFEGPHGPPGVGPRLIDGPVHQGAGGLRFDGPLGRTGPRFDGCHAGFDGQPGQLSLLQRFDGIHGQPGPRFERAPGQQGQARFDTAIPQRFDGPHQPASRFDLPLGLQGARFENVANHPASRLEMSPYGQGGPFSDHPSQGYNGPSHGMQFQRPDIFDGSPGPNFNGPAGPGAQNFSLRASGHYFDEKNLQGPQYGGFNSMAVGSNQVSLMSAQLGPYGQGQQYLPNPGSFVQNPAGGLPHSYPDNHLGQLDVNELFAKLLSTGILKLSKTDSTSAQVNETSAQPAAEEEDDDQSDQDVPDLTNFTVEELRQRYDSVINRLYTGIQCYSCGMRFTTSQTDVYADHLDWHYRQNRTEKDVSRKITHRRWYYSLTDWIEFEEIADLEERAKSQFFEKAHEEVVLKTQEAAKEKEFQSVPAGPAGAVESCEICQEQFEQYWDEEEEEWHLKNAIRVDEKIYHPSCYEDYQNTSSFDCTPSPSKNPVESPLNIMLNIVKQETQESCDSPKVKEEPDDTPPACAEESTPASTDIKTEPDESV